The genomic segment CAGCAGATTGAGCAACAAACAGGGGTGACTATTACTGACTATCGCATTGACTTCTACGGCTATCGTTCGCAGGGTGCTTCCGAGCCAGCATCCGCACCATCCCCAGGGATTAATTCGGCACCTTAAGGTGTGGCATTTGTCCCAATACCCAGACACTGGTGTGAGTAGCATAGGCCCGAAGTCCTCTAGCAAGATGAACCCCCACTTTACCCGATCGCTGAGAAATCCTACAGTTTGCATTGCGCTCTAGACAACAAGGAGGACGCAAATAGGCTAGGATAAATCGTCAAGGGTTTATGGTTGAACAACTATATGAGTGGTGTCGTTTCAATTTCAGACTCCGAGTTCGCAGCAGAGGTGCTTAATGCGTCAGAAGCATTGGTGTTAGTCTACTGGTGGGCACCTTGGTGCGGGCCTTGCCGCCTAGTTTCACCGACAATTGAGTGGGCAGCCGATACGTTTGGCGATCGCCTCAAGGTGATCAAGATGGAGGTTGATCCCAATCCTGAAACAGTAGCCACCTACAAGGTGGAGGGAGTACCAGCGTTGCGCCTCTTTCAGCGAGGCAAGGTAGTGGAATCTTTAGAAGGAGCCGTTACTAAGCAGAAGTTAGGCGATATGCTCGCTGCTTATCTAAATTAAAGCCATGTAAGCAACTATCCGGGAATTAAACCATTGTGCAGTTTGCTGATCGACTAGCACCCCTGCGATCGAACGTCTTCGCTGACATGGATCGCGCCAAAGCAACAGCTCGATTGAGCGGTCTTGATATTATTGACCTATCGCTAGGCTCATCTGATTTGCCAGCACCTGACCATGTGATAAAAACTATTGCTCAGTCATTGGTGGATAGGTCTACCCACGGTTATCTACTGTTCAATGGAACTCAACAGTTTCGCCAAGTCGTAGCTGCTTGGTACGCTAATCGGTTTGGAATAGCTGTTGATCCAGAAACAGAAGTACTGCCTCTGATTGGCTCTCAAGAGGGAACTGCTCATTTACCTCTAGCTATCCTCAACCCAGGGGATGTAGCGTTGCTGTTGGATCCAGGATATCCATCCCATGCTGGGGGAGTGCATCTAGCGGGGGGACAGATTTATCCGATGCCATTACGGGCTGAAAACCAGTTTCTGCCTGTATTTGCCGATATACCTAAAACCGTATTGTCCCGGGCACGCATGATGGTGCTAAGTTATCCCCACAACCCCACAACGGCCTTGGCACCCCTAGAGTTTTTTCAAACCGCTGTAGCCTTTTGCCATCACCATGGGTTGATCCTGGTTCATGATTTTCCCTACATGGATTTGGTGTTTGATGGCAGCAAGCCACCGTCTATCGTACAAGCCGATCCTGAGAAACGAGTAACTATCGAGTTTTTTACCCTCTCTAAGTCTTACAGTATGGGCGGGTTTCGCGTTGGGTTTGCGATCGGTAATGCAGCCTTAATTCAAGCTCTGCGTCAGGTGAAAGCAGCCATAGATTTTAATCAGTACGCAGGCATTTTGCGAGGGGCGATCGCCGCCCTCACTGGCTCCCAAGAGTCAGTACAGCACACGGTGGCAATATTTCGTCAGCGCCGTGACGCTGCTGTGCAAGCACTACATCAAATTGGTTGGCAGGTGCCTATTCCCCCTGCAACGATGTATATCTGGGCAGCATTACCTCCCTCTTGGGCAACCGATTCGGTAGATTTCTGTAAGCAACTGGTACAGCATACTGGGGTCGCTCTCTCGCCGGGTGCAGGCTTCGGCGCTGCTGGCGAGGGGTATGTACGCTTTGCCCTAGTCCATGAACCACCGATATTGCAGTATGCAATTGCTCGCATAGCAGCCTTCATGAAGAATCTACCGTCTACACCTTGACCTAGCTGAAATTGCTATAGTATATTTGTTTCACAGCTTTAGTATATAAGTACTACACTAGTTGTATGCCATAGCTCGGTTAAGAGCTTAGTCAGGGTGATGGGGTCACAACTCCATTCCATATCCAAGATTCAGCATCATAGCTAGCGTGACAGCTAGCTCTGTAGCCACTTCTGTAACCAGTCCTATGGTTGAGTTCTGTCCTAGGGATGGAGTCTTGGCCACGTTGTGGTTGCAACTTCGATGGCTATGGTTCCGTTAGTACTTTTGCAAGTGATGATCGCGGATGAAATCATGGCAGAGCATCGTATCCAGTCAGATCAATCAGTATGGCACCCCCCCGACTCTGGACTGATGAAAGCAGCAACCAATGCCCGTCGCAGTATGCAGCCAGCGGCCAACTCCTCTAGCAGTCACGCTAGGCGCTTAGGGCGGCGACAGCGCCGACCGGGCAGCCCACCTCTGGGCTACTCAGCTTCAGCAGAGTTTGATGATGATGTCGTCTCAGAGAGCGACGATTGTGAATTGCAAGGTTATCACGCCCAAGCCATACATGCTTCCCAGCCGTGGGCCGTGGAGACATCTCAATCGTCATCCTTACCGCGATCGCCGATACCACAGTCCTTAAAGTCCTCACCTAATCTTGTTCAACAGGCTGCACACCCTAATCAAGTTGCCGTTAGGCCACAGCGATCGTCTCTGGCAGCAAGTCGGCCCGTCGAGTTGCCGTCCTTTGCGGAACGAAAAATACCACCAGAAGCAGGGGCTGCCATTGCTCAGCAGGTAGCGATGCAACACCCATCGGGTCGTGAACAAACTCCGGTCATGAAACCCAACTATGGCGCACCCAGACAAGGTGCTAACTCCTCAGCGCCGCGATCGCCCTTGCCACCCACACCTTCACAGTCATCAACCGTACAGCCATCGGTCACTGCTGGGGTAGATGTCGAGTCCCCTCAGTCCTTCTGGATGCAGGTGCAGCGAGTCAATCAGCTATCTAGTGATCTGGAAGCAGCACTCTTGACCTTGAAAGCACTGTCACGCGATGACCACAAGCCGAATGCATCTGAAGGAACGGAGCCACACCAACTAAAGTGGAACGCTGATACAGCGGTAGTTCCCTATGTGCAACCAGAGTTAGATGCCTATGTGCTAAGAGTTCGGGCTGTGGACTTGGAACATGG from the Cyanobacteriota bacterium genome contains:
- a CDS encoding thioredoxin; amino-acid sequence: MSGVVSISDSEFAAEVLNASEALVLVYWWAPWCGPCRLVSPTIEWAADTFGDRLKVIKMEVDPNPETVATYKVEGVPALRLFQRGKVVESLEGAVTKQKLGDMLAAYLN
- a CDS encoding LL-diaminopimelate aminotransferase; translated protein: MQFADRLAPLRSNVFADMDRAKATARLSGLDIIDLSLGSSDLPAPDHVIKTIAQSLVDRSTHGYLLFNGTQQFRQVVAAWYANRFGIAVDPETEVLPLIGSQEGTAHLPLAILNPGDVALLLDPGYPSHAGGVHLAGGQIYPMPLRAENQFLPVFADIPKTVLSRARMMVLSYPHNPTTALAPLEFFQTAVAFCHHHGLILVHDFPYMDLVFDGSKPPSIVQADPEKRVTIEFFTLSKSYSMGGFRVGFAIGNAALIQALRQVKAAIDFNQYAGILRGAIAALTGSQESVQHTVAIFRQRRDAAVQALHQIGWQVPIPPATMYIWAALPPSWATDSVDFCKQLVQHTGVALSPGAGFGAAGEGYVRFALVHEPPILQYAIARIAAFMKNLPSTP